A region from the Chrysoperla carnea chromosome 4, inChrCarn1.1, whole genome shotgun sequence genome encodes:
- the LOC123298056 gene encoding purine nucleoside phosphorylase-like: MSVVKCDKCAPLKYESLIEAADYIKTKISFTPKVGIICGTGLGLVGKIVENAIPIKYEEIPNFPVSGVEGHAGQLLLGYLSGVPVMVMQGRTHHYEGYPLWKCALPVRVMKLLGVTHLIVSNAAGGVNPKLNVGDIMLIKDHVNFMGFTGNNPLQGLNDKRFGPRFLSLTNAYNKKLIQIGKEVAEELNIENRVKDGIFTCLGGPNFETPAEINFLKLAGIDAVGMSTIYEVITARHCEMEVLAFSLITNITASEDNSDLEHDHDQNVDVGKSNEGLLQCFVKNVVEKINKL; encoded by the exons ATGTCGGTTGTTAAATGTGATAAATGTGCTCCTCTTAAATATGAATCATTAATTGAAGCCGctgattatattaaaacaaaaatatcatttactcCGAAAGTTGGGATTATTTGTGGCACTGGTTtag GATTAGTGGGTAAAATAGTGGAAAATGCAATTCCTATAAAATACGAAGAAATTCCTAACTTCCCCGTATCTGGTGTTGAAGGTCATGCTGGTCAATTATTATTAGGATACTTAAGTGGTGTTCCTGTAATGGTAATGCAAGGACGCACACATCATTATGAAGGATATCCATTATGGAAATGTGCATTACCAGTACGCGTTATGAAACTTTTAGGCGTAACACATTTAATTGTATCAAATGCCGCCGGTGGTGTAAATCCAAAATTAAATGTAGGAgatattatgttaattaaagATCATGTTAATTTTATGGGATTTACTGGTAATAATCCATTACAAGGACTAAATGACAAGCGTTTTGGGCCAAGATTTTTATCATTGACAAATGCAtataataagaaattaattcaaattggaAAAGAAGTAGctgaagaattaaatattgaaaatagagTTAAAGATGGTATATTTACATGTTTGGGCGGTCCAAATTTTGAAACACCggctgaaataaattttctaaaattggcTGGTATTGATGCTGTTGGAATGTCAACAATTTATGAAGTGATTACAGCTCGCCATTGTGAAATGGAAGTATTAGCTTTTAGTTTGATAACCAATATAACTGCTTCCGAGGATAATAGTGATTTAGAACATGATCATGATCAAAATGTTGACGTTGGTAAAAGTAATGAGGGTCTTCTacaatgttttgtaaaaaatgtcgtagaaaaaattaataaattatag